From one Planococcus citri chromosome 3, ihPlaCitr1.1, whole genome shotgun sequence genomic stretch:
- the spg gene encoding dedicator of cytokinesis protein 3 isoform X1 translates to MWTPTKEKKFGVAIYNWPGEIKYGLPLEIGDTVQIFEECLGWYRGFVTKNRSIKGIFPCNYVHLKPSKLENEGLFETAVPVEDPVVREVTLVLREWNCIWKNLYVERKTYKFVTLRKVMRELLDWRRQLLTGTLTQDQTRELKLRITSQIDYGNRKLGLDLVPRCGAEMVDPSTMSVVELYHVHVQNSESTNNVHNNQIHCVTTLSKTGLKRNAPAKVLTHHLYMCMRDFGYFVGEDVEIYFSLYDAKRAKYISERFLVKISKEGFSNYLLKLHNNCTIFTDLGNGDLNRELFMVAHVMRIGKMLHSESSKKLSATLTSSSQYNGCIFKRPFGVGILNIGAELLPSANNATSCEEKEYSFKVYQCEDKEFYQLHEYIIRKQTSKYSPLSAQQHYGATGIDISLKLLDGSFTKVEEENPLLFKNVSLTRKMGYPDVIMPGDVRNDLYITLERGEFERGGKSTGKNIEVTVLVVDIDGEIIDNCLYGASGTEGTDEYHSTIIYHHNSPCWYETIRLRIPLDKYNVAHIRFEFRHCSTRDKADNKKLFGFSFARLMEPEGAILPDGVHELYVYRFDEKIKLDPSLYLMLPSNYNDLENGYKCDYNPLFTCSHKETVFVHTLLCSTKLTQNADLLYLLQWRDHPDRIQEALTRALRLNGEELVKFLQDILDALFSMFSTEDGNSTTHSGLVFHVLASIFHLLYDSKFEHFRPVMDAYIKNHFAAALVYKGLLTSIQHCADRVTATEKQEPIKKCFRSLEYIFKFIIESRLLFARATGGQFEDNFKMDVLGVFAVFNKMLTHSYDTILPTQVALLHSISAVFDLLLQVLSPIDVAKLAIKMIESLPTRDPTPQLIQAKLVLIRNIVSSQLFKCNECRSLLLTNSCRHLRYHLNRRDELRLCMDILTEILSFLYHRSRSPETQGEKASTTLHHEIDIVCLSALDMLIQTVLISMDRSPPILGCLVANLVGLLQLMDECHYQSLWDQLGDRKSLKDFILRIFLVYRNLVKQEVFSTDWLVMKMVMNNVLLNSLHEITKPLIRYFLDSRYNFDSQVWNNYFNLAVEYLTQPALQLEKFSDVKREKIIEKYGDMRVLMGYQMLKVWSKLGEHKVNFIPAMVGPFLEVTLVPESDLRKATLNIFFDMMQTEEKVRGNFKQVESELIDKLDYLINENKGDDEYRQLFNTMEQLSAVLLERIQNEDPNWSETGSAFINSVTRLLERLLDYRSVIQGDENRDKRMSCTVNLLNFYKNEIGRKEMYLRYIYKLHDLHFSADNFTEAGFTLKLYADSLSWSSTNSLPNDSRAKEAPEWKRKEELYHQIVNYFDKGKCWEKGIPLCKELANLYEKQLYDYVKLSSILRTQARFTDNIVSNKLRLEPEYFRVGFYGLSFPLFVRNKVFVYRGLEYERIEAFTQRLQTEFPQAQILTKNSPPSHAILQSESQFIQICNVKPISENGPPSEGVPLASVPSQIARFYQVNDVSKFLLDRPLHKGTIDKENEFKTLWLERTIMTISSSLPGILRWFEVIHSVTEEVPPVRFACETMETVNAELRQLIAVHSADPKQNINPLSMRLQGTIDANVMGGISKYQQAFFTPEFVQSEPHLVPYVHQLNALILDQVDILERGLVVHGQLAPPGVQPLHQRLVERISQLKQNLKKPPIPIQSSPLPLPPSDEKGPDQYTNTVSYQYLSEADDDDDIYSKPIELLESMSLHESSSSHNVELPVAAKRVFGRTKSCGSASIDGISSKIGTAERKKESQKSKIASVKNSQQRHSLESGSVCGNCTHEEAPPLPPRLAVDRRSISEVPPTPPKRISLRKDSETSVSIENTLPRTKLRDSGFSESVTNVVLSSSYEEFLVVRSSSAYTTSGNTPSPPPIPLLSPRTSTGSSLPPPLPPKVLNLLDNEDESSKEQKRNLSVENYSIPKLQNTDVIDLR, encoded by the exons AAAACTGGGATTGGATCTGGTGCCAAGATGTGGAGCAGAAATGGTAGATCCGAGTACCATGAGCGTAGTGGAATTATATCACGTG CATGTTCAGAATTCGGAGTCTACTAACAATGTGCATAATAAC caGATCCACTGCGTGACAACACTAAGTAAAACGGGGTTAAAACGTAACGCACCTGCTAAAGTTCTAACTCATCATTTGTACATGTGCATGCGAGATTTTGGGTACTTTGTCGGCGAAGatgtggaaatttatttttctctttacGATGCTAAAAGGGCGAAGTATATCAG tgaacgttttctagtcaaaatttcaaaggaaGGATTTTCCAATTATCTTCTTAAGTTACACAATAATTGTACCATTTTTACA GATTTGGGCAACGGCGATCTGAACCGAGAACTATTCATGGTAGCTCATGTAATGCGAATCGGTAAAATGCTACATTCGGAATCTAGTAAAAAGCTATCCGCAACGTTAACCAGTTCTAGTCAGTATAACGGCTGTATTTTCAAAAGACCCTTCGGCGTCGGCATTTTAAACATCGGAGCCGAACTGTTACCATCAGCCAATAACGCAACCAGTTGCGAAGAGAAAGAATATTCCTTCAAAGTTTACCAATGCGAAGACAAAGAGTTTTATCAATTGCACGAATACATTATACGTAAACAAACCTCGAAATATAGTCCACTTTCGGCTCAACAACATTACG GAGCTACCGGTATCGATATATCATTGAAACTTCTCGACGGATCATTCACCAAAGTCGAAGAAGAGAACCCTCTATTATTCAAGAACGTCTCTCTAACCAGAAAAATGGGTTACCCCGATGTCATTATGCCCGGAGATGTCAG AAATGATTTATACATAACGTTGGAACGGGGCGAGTTCGAAAGAGGTGGAAAATCCACCGGAAAAAATATCGAAGTTACCGTGTTAGTGGTGGACATTGATGGTGAAATTATCGAC AATTGCCTGTACGGAGCTTCTGGTACTGAGGGCACGGATGAATATCATTCCACCATCATCTATCATCATAATTCTCCCTGCTGGTATGAAACCATAAGATTGCGCATTCCATTGGATAAATATAACGTTGCTCATATAAGATTCGAATTCAGACATTGCTCGA CGAGAGATAAAGCAGACAACAAGAAGTTGTTTGGATTTTCTTTCGCCAGACTGATGGAACCCGAAGGAGCTATTTTACCC gaCGGAGTTCACGAATTGTACGTTTACcgattcgatgaaaaaatcaaattggatccAAGCTTGTACCTGATGTTACCGTCGAACTACAACGATTTAGAAAATGGTTACAAGTGCGATTATAATCCTCTGTTTACGTGTAGTCATAAGGAAACAGTTTTCGTTCATACTTTATTATGTTCCACAAAATTAACCcaaaatg CCGATTTGTTGTATTTGCTTCAATGGCGAGATCATCCGGATCGAATACAAGAAGCGTTGACCAGAGCTCTTCGGTTGAATGGCGaagaattggtgaaatttttacaagatATTTTAGACGCGTTATTTTCCATGTTTTCGACCGAGGATGGCAATTCGACGACCCATTCTGGATTAGTATTCCACGTCTTG GCGAGCATATTCCATCTTTTGTACGACtcgaaatttgaacatttccgACCCGTAATGGACGCCTATATCAAGAACCATTTCGCTGCTGCTCTCGTTTACAA AGGTTTATTAACGAGCATTCAACATTGCGCCGATCGAGTGACAGCTACCGAGAAACAAGAACCTATCAAGAAATGTTTTCGATCGCTGGAGTACATCTTTAAATTCATTATCGAATCGAGACTGTTATTCGCTCGAGCTACCGGCGGCCAATTCgaagataattttaaaatggatGTTTTGGGAGTATTCGCCGTATTCAACAAGATGTTGACGCATTCGTACGATACGATATTGCCCACGCAA GTGGCCTTACTACACAGTATTAGCGcggtttttgatttattattgCAAGTTTTATCGCCTATCGATGTAGCTAAATTGGCCATAAAGATGATCGAAAGTTTACCTACGAGAGATCCTACACCGCAGCTTATACAAGCCAAACTTGTTCTCATCAGGAATATTGTTTCGAGTCAGTTATTCAAGTGTAATG AATGCAGAAGTTTGCTGTTAACGAACAGTTGTCGTCACTTGCGGTATCATTTGAATCGTCGCGATGAACTGAGGTTATGCATGGATATTTTGACCGAGATATTATCCTTTTTGTATCACCGATCGAGATCACCCGAAACTCAAGGAGAgaag GCGAGCACAACTTTACATCATGAAATTGATATCGTTTGCTTGAGTGCTCTAGACATGCTAATTCAAACTGTATTAATCAGTATGGATCGATCGCCTCCTATTCTG GGTTGTTTGGTAGCCAATCTAGTCGGTCTTCTACAATTAATGGACGAATGCCATTACCAAAGCTTATGGGATCAATTAGGCGATAGAAAATCGTTGAAGGATTTCATATTAAGAATTTTCCTCGTGTATCGAAATCTAGTCAAACAGGAAGTATTCTCGACTGATTGGTTAGTCATGAAGATGGTCATGAATAACGTCTTGTTAAATTCATTGCACGAGATCACAAAACCTctgattaggtattttttggattcgCGGTACAATTTCGATAGTCAG GTttggaataattatttcaacttaGCTGTCGAGTATTTAACCCAGCCAGCTCtgcaattggaaaaattcagcgatgtgaaacgtgaaaaaattatcgaaaagtaTGGCGATATGAGAGTATTGATGGGATACCAAATGTTGAAAGTTTGGTCTAAGCTGG GCGAACATAAAGTGAATTTCATACCAGCGATGGTGGGTCCATTTTTAGAAGTGACTCTGGTACCGGAGTCAGATTTGAGAAAAGCAACgttgaatatattttttgatatgatGCAAACGGAAGAAAAAGTCAGGGGAAATTTCAAACAG GTCGAGTCAGAACTTATCGATAAACTGGAttatttgataaatgaaaataaaggcGATGACGAGTATAGACAGTTATTCAATACAAT GGAACAACTTAGCGCAGT gctTTTGGAGAGAATTCAAAACGAAGATCCGAACTGGAGTGAGACCGGATCAGCGTTTATTAATTCGGTTACCAGATTACTAGAACGATTGCTGGATTACAGAAGCGTTATCCAAGGAGACGAAAATCGCGACAAACGAATGTCCTGCACAGTTAATTTACTG aatttctacaaaaatgaaaTCGGTCGCAAGGAGATGTACCTGAGGTACATTTATAAGTTACACGATCTACACTTCTCAGCCGATAATTTCACCGAAGCTGGATTTACCTTGAAATTGTACGCCGATTCTTTGAGTTGGAGTTCAACCAATTCTCTACCGAACGATAGCCGAGCCAAAGAGGCACCCGAATGGAAACGAAAGGAAGAACTGTATCATCAAATTGTTAATTATTTCGATAAAGGCAAA TGTTGGGAAAAAGGAATACCCTTGTGCAAAGAACTAGCTAATTTGTACGAAAAACAGTTGTACGATTACGTTAAACTCAGTTCAATACTTCGTACTCAGGCTCGTTTCACTGATAACATCGTGAGCAATAAACTGAGACTCGAGCCGGAATATTTTCGAGTCGGTTTTTATGGTTTGAGTTTTCCATTGTTCGTTCGA aACAAAGTTTTCGTATATCGTGGACTGGAATACGAACGAATCGAAGCATTCACTCAACGTTTACAAACAGAATTCCCTCAAGCTCAGATTCTTACCAAAAACAGTCCTCCTTCGCACGCAATTCTTCAATCAGAATCACAAT TTATTCAAATTTGTAACGTGAAACCAATTTCGGAAAACGGGCCTCCATCGGAAGGAGTCCCGCTCGCCTCAGTTCCATCTCAAATAGCCAGATTTTATCAAGTCAACGATGTATCCAAGTTTCTACTTGATCGACCTCTACATAAAGGAACTATCGATAAAGAAAACGAATTTAAG ACCTTATGGCTGGAACGGACGATTATGACTATTAGCAGCAGCCTGCCTGGTATATTGAGATGGTTCGAGGTGATTCATAGTGTTACCGAAGAAGTACCTCCCGTTAGATTCGCTTGCGAGACTATGGAAACTGTGAATGCCGAATTAAGGCAGTTGATCGCCGTTCATAGTGCTGATCCTAAACAGAATATTAATCCTTTGAGTATGAGATTGCAA GGTACCATCGATGCGAATGTTATGGGAGGTATTTCGAAATACCAACAAGCCTTTTTTACTCCGGAATTCGTTCAAAGTGAACCTCATTTAGTGCCATACGTTCATCAATTGAACGCTTTAATCTTAGATCag GTGGATATTCTAGAAAGAGGATTGGTGGTACACGGACAACTCGCTCCTCCTGGAGTACAACCTCTTCACCAAAGATTAGTCGAAAGGATCTCTCAGTTGaagcaaaacttgaaaaagccACCAATTCCTATTCAAAG ttctccTTTGCCTTTGCCTCCTAGCGATGAAAAAGGACCTGACCAGTACACAAATACTGTTAGTTATCAGTATCTTTCCGAAGCGGACGATGACGATGATATTTACAGCAAACCAATT gAACTGTTGGAAAGTATGAGTTTGCACGAAAGTAGCTCAAGCCATAATGTAGAACTACCTGTAGCCGCTAAACGTGTTTTTGGTCGTACAAAATCCTGCGGATCAGCGAGTATCGAcggaatttcatcaaaaatcgg AACggctgaaagaaaaaaagagtcccaaaaaagtaaaatagccAGCGTCAAGAACTCGCAACAGAGGCATTCGCTCGAAAGTGGTTCAGTATGTGGCAATTGTACACACGAAGAAGCTCCACCTTTACCTCCTCGATTAG CCGTTGATCGACGTAGTATCTCCGAAGTGCCGCCAACTCCTCCGAAACGAATATCTCTTCGAAAG GATTCTGAAACCTCTGTTAGCATAGAAAACACGTTACCTCGTACGAAATTACGCGATTCTGGATTCTCAGAATCAGTTACAAATGTAGTATTGTCTTCCTCGTACGAAGAATTTCTAGTTGTTCGTTCATCTTCAGCGTACACGACGTCGGGCAATACTCCGTCCCCTCCGCCAATTCCCTTATTATCACCCCGTACATCGACCGGTAGTTCTTTACCACCTCCTCTTCCTCCTAAAGTTTTAAATTTGCTGGATAACGAAGacgaaa GTTCCAAAGAGCAGAAGAGAAATCTTTCAGTAGAAAATTACTCTATACCAAAGTTACAGAATACCGACGTGATAGATTTACGTTAA
- the spg gene encoding dedicator of cytokinesis protein 3 isoform X4 → MSYILMDIFRKLGLDLVPRCGAEMVDPSTMSVVELYHVHVQNSESTNNVHNNQIHCVTTLSKTGLKRNAPAKVLTHHLYMCMRDFGYFVGEDVEIYFSLYDAKRAKYISERFLVKISKEGFSNYLLKLHNNCTIFTDLGNGDLNRELFMVAHVMRIGKMLHSESSKKLSATLTSSSQYNGCIFKRPFGVGILNIGAELLPSANNATSCEEKEYSFKVYQCEDKEFYQLHEYIIRKQTSKYSPLSAQQHYGATGIDISLKLLDGSFTKVEEENPLLFKNVSLTRKMGYPDVIMPGDVRNDLYITLERGEFERGGKSTGKNIEVTVLVVDIDGEIIDNCLYGASGTEGTDEYHSTIIYHHNSPCWYETIRLRIPLDKYNVAHIRFEFRHCSTRDKADNKKLFGFSFARLMEPEGAILPDGVHELYVYRFDEKIKLDPSLYLMLPSNYNDLENGYKCDYNPLFTCSHKETVFVHTLLCSTKLTQNADLLYLLQWRDHPDRIQEALTRALRLNGEELVKFLQDILDALFSMFSTEDGNSTTHSGLVFHVLASIFHLLYDSKFEHFRPVMDAYIKNHFAAALVYKGLLTSIQHCADRVTATEKQEPIKKCFRSLEYIFKFIIESRLLFARATGGQFEDNFKMDVLGVFAVFNKMLTHSYDTILPTQVALLHSISAVFDLLLQVLSPIDVAKLAIKMIESLPTRDPTPQLIQAKLVLIRNIVSSQLFKCNECRSLLLTNSCRHLRYHLNRRDELRLCMDILTEILSFLYHRSRSPETQGEKASTTLHHEIDIVCLSALDMLIQTVLISMDRSPPILGCLVANLVGLLQLMDECHYQSLWDQLGDRKSLKDFILRIFLVYRNLVKQEVFSTDWLVMKMVMNNVLLNSLHEITKPLIRYFLDSRYNFDSQVWNNYFNLAVEYLTQPALQLEKFSDVKREKIIEKYGDMRVLMGYQMLKVWSKLGEHKVNFIPAMVGPFLEVTLVPESDLRKATLNIFFDMMQTEEKVRGNFKQVESELIDKLDYLINENKGDDEYRQLFNTMEQLSAVLLERIQNEDPNWSETGSAFINSVTRLLERLLDYRSVIQGDENRDKRMSCTVNLLNFYKNEIGRKEMYLRYIYKLHDLHFSADNFTEAGFTLKLYADSLSWSSTNSLPNDSRAKEAPEWKRKEELYHQIVNYFDKGKCWEKGIPLCKELANLYEKQLYDYVKLSSILRTQARFTDNIVSNKLRLEPEYFRVGFYGLSFPLFVRNKVFVYRGLEYERIEAFTQRLQTEFPQAQILTKNSPPSHAILQSESQFIQICNVKPISENGPPSEGVPLASVPSQIARFYQVNDVSKFLLDRPLHKGTIDKENEFKTLWLERTIMTISSSLPGILRWFEVIHSVTEEVPPVRFACETMETVNAELRQLIAVHSADPKQNINPLSMRLQGTIDANVMGGISKYQQAFFTPEFVQSEPHLVPYVHQLNALILDQVDILERGLVVHGQLAPPGVQPLHQRLVERISQLKQNLKKPPIPIQSSPLPLPPSDEKGPDQYTNTVSYQYLSEADDDDDIYSKPIELLESMSLHESSSSHNVELPVAAKRVFGRTKSCGSASIDGISSKIGTAERKKESQKSKIASVKNSQQRHSLESGSVCGNCTHEEAPPLPPRLAVDRRSISEVPPTPPKRISLRKDSETSVSIENTLPRTKLRDSGFSESVTNVVLSSSYEEFLVVRSSSAYTTSGNTPSPPPIPLLSPRTSTGSSLPPPLPPKVLNLLDNEDESSKEQKRNLSVENYSIPKLQNTDVIDLR, encoded by the exons ATGTCGTATATTTTGATGGATATTTTCAG AAAACTGGGATTGGATCTGGTGCCAAGATGTGGAGCAGAAATGGTAGATCCGAGTACCATGAGCGTAGTGGAATTATATCACGTG CATGTTCAGAATTCGGAGTCTACTAACAATGTGCATAATAAC caGATCCACTGCGTGACAACACTAAGTAAAACGGGGTTAAAACGTAACGCACCTGCTAAAGTTCTAACTCATCATTTGTACATGTGCATGCGAGATTTTGGGTACTTTGTCGGCGAAGatgtggaaatttatttttctctttacGATGCTAAAAGGGCGAAGTATATCAG tgaacgttttctagtcaaaatttcaaaggaaGGATTTTCCAATTATCTTCTTAAGTTACACAATAATTGTACCATTTTTACA GATTTGGGCAACGGCGATCTGAACCGAGAACTATTCATGGTAGCTCATGTAATGCGAATCGGTAAAATGCTACATTCGGAATCTAGTAAAAAGCTATCCGCAACGTTAACCAGTTCTAGTCAGTATAACGGCTGTATTTTCAAAAGACCCTTCGGCGTCGGCATTTTAAACATCGGAGCCGAACTGTTACCATCAGCCAATAACGCAACCAGTTGCGAAGAGAAAGAATATTCCTTCAAAGTTTACCAATGCGAAGACAAAGAGTTTTATCAATTGCACGAATACATTATACGTAAACAAACCTCGAAATATAGTCCACTTTCGGCTCAACAACATTACG GAGCTACCGGTATCGATATATCATTGAAACTTCTCGACGGATCATTCACCAAAGTCGAAGAAGAGAACCCTCTATTATTCAAGAACGTCTCTCTAACCAGAAAAATGGGTTACCCCGATGTCATTATGCCCGGAGATGTCAG AAATGATTTATACATAACGTTGGAACGGGGCGAGTTCGAAAGAGGTGGAAAATCCACCGGAAAAAATATCGAAGTTACCGTGTTAGTGGTGGACATTGATGGTGAAATTATCGAC AATTGCCTGTACGGAGCTTCTGGTACTGAGGGCACGGATGAATATCATTCCACCATCATCTATCATCATAATTCTCCCTGCTGGTATGAAACCATAAGATTGCGCATTCCATTGGATAAATATAACGTTGCTCATATAAGATTCGAATTCAGACATTGCTCGA CGAGAGATAAAGCAGACAACAAGAAGTTGTTTGGATTTTCTTTCGCCAGACTGATGGAACCCGAAGGAGCTATTTTACCC gaCGGAGTTCACGAATTGTACGTTTACcgattcgatgaaaaaatcaaattggatccAAGCTTGTACCTGATGTTACCGTCGAACTACAACGATTTAGAAAATGGTTACAAGTGCGATTATAATCCTCTGTTTACGTGTAGTCATAAGGAAACAGTTTTCGTTCATACTTTATTATGTTCCACAAAATTAACCcaaaatg CCGATTTGTTGTATTTGCTTCAATGGCGAGATCATCCGGATCGAATACAAGAAGCGTTGACCAGAGCTCTTCGGTTGAATGGCGaagaattggtgaaatttttacaagatATTTTAGACGCGTTATTTTCCATGTTTTCGACCGAGGATGGCAATTCGACGACCCATTCTGGATTAGTATTCCACGTCTTG GCGAGCATATTCCATCTTTTGTACGACtcgaaatttgaacatttccgACCCGTAATGGACGCCTATATCAAGAACCATTTCGCTGCTGCTCTCGTTTACAA AGGTTTATTAACGAGCATTCAACATTGCGCCGATCGAGTGACAGCTACCGAGAAACAAGAACCTATCAAGAAATGTTTTCGATCGCTGGAGTACATCTTTAAATTCATTATCGAATCGAGACTGTTATTCGCTCGAGCTACCGGCGGCCAATTCgaagataattttaaaatggatGTTTTGGGAGTATTCGCCGTATTCAACAAGATGTTGACGCATTCGTACGATACGATATTGCCCACGCAA GTGGCCTTACTACACAGTATTAGCGcggtttttgatttattattgCAAGTTTTATCGCCTATCGATGTAGCTAAATTGGCCATAAAGATGATCGAAAGTTTACCTACGAGAGATCCTACACCGCAGCTTATACAAGCCAAACTTGTTCTCATCAGGAATATTGTTTCGAGTCAGTTATTCAAGTGTAATG AATGCAGAAGTTTGCTGTTAACGAACAGTTGTCGTCACTTGCGGTATCATTTGAATCGTCGCGATGAACTGAGGTTATGCATGGATATTTTGACCGAGATATTATCCTTTTTGTATCACCGATCGAGATCACCCGAAACTCAAGGAGAgaag GCGAGCACAACTTTACATCATGAAATTGATATCGTTTGCTTGAGTGCTCTAGACATGCTAATTCAAACTGTATTAATCAGTATGGATCGATCGCCTCCTATTCTG GGTTGTTTGGTAGCCAATCTAGTCGGTCTTCTACAATTAATGGACGAATGCCATTACCAAAGCTTATGGGATCAATTAGGCGATAGAAAATCGTTGAAGGATTTCATATTAAGAATTTTCCTCGTGTATCGAAATCTAGTCAAACAGGAAGTATTCTCGACTGATTGGTTAGTCATGAAGATGGTCATGAATAACGTCTTGTTAAATTCATTGCACGAGATCACAAAACCTctgattaggtattttttggattcgCGGTACAATTTCGATAGTCAG GTttggaataattatttcaacttaGCTGTCGAGTATTTAACCCAGCCAGCTCtgcaattggaaaaattcagcgatgtgaaacgtgaaaaaattatcgaaaagtaTGGCGATATGAGAGTATTGATGGGATACCAAATGTTGAAAGTTTGGTCTAAGCTGG GCGAACATAAAGTGAATTTCATACCAGCGATGGTGGGTCCATTTTTAGAAGTGACTCTGGTACCGGAGTCAGATTTGAGAAAAGCAACgttgaatatattttttgatatgatGCAAACGGAAGAAAAAGTCAGGGGAAATTTCAAACAG GTCGAGTCAGAACTTATCGATAAACTGGAttatttgataaatgaaaataaaggcGATGACGAGTATAGACAGTTATTCAATACAAT GGAACAACTTAGCGCAGT gctTTTGGAGAGAATTCAAAACGAAGATCCGAACTGGAGTGAGACCGGATCAGCGTTTATTAATTCGGTTACCAGATTACTAGAACGATTGCTGGATTACAGAAGCGTTATCCAAGGAGACGAAAATCGCGACAAACGAATGTCCTGCACAGTTAATTTACTG aatttctacaaaaatgaaaTCGGTCGCAAGGAGATGTACCTGAGGTACATTTATAAGTTACACGATCTACACTTCTCAGCCGATAATTTCACCGAAGCTGGATTTACCTTGAAATTGTACGCCGATTCTTTGAGTTGGAGTTCAACCAATTCTCTACCGAACGATAGCCGAGCCAAAGAGGCACCCGAATGGAAACGAAAGGAAGAACTGTATCATCAAATTGTTAATTATTTCGATAAAGGCAAA TGTTGGGAAAAAGGAATACCCTTGTGCAAAGAACTAGCTAATTTGTACGAAAAACAGTTGTACGATTACGTTAAACTCAGTTCAATACTTCGTACTCAGGCTCGTTTCACTGATAACATCGTGAGCAATAAACTGAGACTCGAGCCGGAATATTTTCGAGTCGGTTTTTATGGTTTGAGTTTTCCATTGTTCGTTCGA aACAAAGTTTTCGTATATCGTGGACTGGAATACGAACGAATCGAAGCATTCACTCAACGTTTACAAACAGAATTCCCTCAAGCTCAGATTCTTACCAAAAACAGTCCTCCTTCGCACGCAATTCTTCAATCAGAATCACAAT TTATTCAAATTTGTAACGTGAAACCAATTTCGGAAAACGGGCCTCCATCGGAAGGAGTCCCGCTCGCCTCAGTTCCATCTCAAATAGCCAGATTTTATCAAGTCAACGATGTATCCAAGTTTCTACTTGATCGACCTCTACATAAAGGAACTATCGATAAAGAAAACGAATTTAAG ACCTTATGGCTGGAACGGACGATTATGACTATTAGCAGCAGCCTGCCTGGTATATTGAGATGGTTCGAGGTGATTCATAGTGTTACCGAAGAAGTACCTCCCGTTAGATTCGCTTGCGAGACTATGGAAACTGTGAATGCCGAATTAAGGCAGTTGATCGCCGTTCATAGTGCTGATCCTAAACAGAATATTAATCCTTTGAGTATGAGATTGCAA GGTACCATCGATGCGAATGTTATGGGAGGTATTTCGAAATACCAACAAGCCTTTTTTACTCCGGAATTCGTTCAAAGTGAACCTCATTTAGTGCCATACGTTCATCAATTGAACGCTTTAATCTTAGATCag GTGGATATTCTAGAAAGAGGATTGGTGGTACACGGACAACTCGCTCCTCCTGGAGTACAACCTCTTCACCAAAGATTAGTCGAAAGGATCTCTCAGTTGaagcaaaacttgaaaaagccACCAATTCCTATTCAAAG ttctccTTTGCCTTTGCCTCCTAGCGATGAAAAAGGACCTGACCAGTACACAAATACTGTTAGTTATCAGTATCTTTCCGAAGCGGACGATGACGATGATATTTACAGCAAACCAATT gAACTGTTGGAAAGTATGAGTTTGCACGAAAGTAGCTCAAGCCATAATGTAGAACTACCTGTAGCCGCTAAACGTGTTTTTGGTCGTACAAAATCCTGCGGATCAGCGAGTATCGAcggaatttcatcaaaaatcgg AACggctgaaagaaaaaaagagtcccaaaaaagtaaaatagccAGCGTCAAGAACTCGCAACAGAGGCATTCGCTCGAAAGTGGTTCAGTATGTGGCAATTGTACACACGAAGAAGCTCCACCTTTACCTCCTCGATTAG CCGTTGATCGACGTAGTATCTCCGAAGTGCCGCCAACTCCTCCGAAACGAATATCTCTTCGAAAG GATTCTGAAACCTCTGTTAGCATAGAAAACACGTTACCTCGTACGAAATTACGCGATTCTGGATTCTCAGAATCAGTTACAAATGTAGTATTGTCTTCCTCGTACGAAGAATTTCTAGTTGTTCGTTCATCTTCAGCGTACACGACGTCGGGCAATACTCCGTCCCCTCCGCCAATTCCCTTATTATCACCCCGTACATCGACCGGTAGTTCTTTACCACCTCCTCTTCCTCCTAAAGTTTTAAATTTGCTGGATAACGAAGacgaaa GTTCCAAAGAGCAGAAGAGAAATCTTTCAGTAGAAAATTACTCTATACCAAAGTTACAGAATACCGACGTGATAGATTTACGTTAA